DNA from Prunus persica cultivar Lovell chromosome G6, Prunus_persica_NCBIv2, whole genome shotgun sequence:
TTGTCTgtcattctttcttttctttcatagTTACTTCAGTGCTTTTGTCTTTTGATTTACAGGACTGTTAAGCGACTTGGAATACCTGATGAGAGAATAATACTTATGCTGGCAGATGACATGGCCTGTAATGCTAGAAACAAGTATCCTGCCCAAGTTTTTAACAATGAAAACCACAGACTCAACTTGTATGGAGATAATGTTGAGGTGAGCTTTCTTCTATCTGTTTAGGTCTTTTACTTTGCTTCAAATAGTTTTCCAAATATGGCTGATTTACCAAACTGAATCTATCAGGTGGATTATCGAGGGTATGAAGTGACAGTTGAAAATTTTTTACGTGTATTGACTGGGCGTCATGAGAATGCTGTTCCAAGATCTAAGCGTCTTTTGAGTGATGAAGGAAGCCACATTCTTTTGTATATGACAGGACATGGAGGagatgaatttttaaaatttcaagatTCGGAAGAGCTCCAGAGTCATGATTTAGCTGATGCAGTtaaacaaatgaaagaaaagcaTAGGTTAGGAATTTTTACCTCTACCACTGTTGCCTTTTACATTTGTATAAGAATTTCTTACATTTTAATATTAGAAATGGGGAGAAAATGATTATCAGATGAATACAATAATTTACATTTCTTATGAAATTATCAATTATCAATTTAGTTTGggacaattttttatattttacatgtTGTTTATCCATGTTGATGACTGTTCCTATTGATCGTCGCTGCTGGACAAATGAACTCATATGAAGTTGATAACGTGATCAAAATTTTAGATTCAAGGAGCTGCTGATAATGGTAGACACTTGCCAAGCTGCCACTCTCTTCTCTCAGGTTTGTGATTTGCTCCTTCCTGTtcttagaaaagaaaagcataatATATTTTAGCTATATCCTGTTTCGTTCAATTTTTCGGACCGAAATTATAATGTTTAAAAAGAATGTACAAAAAAACTTAAACTCAAAATATACCATCCTGGTGTACACTTTTGCAGATAGGATAGCTTGAATGGAAACATTTGTTTGACTTCATTGCACAGGGACAAATTCCTTTATGATTGTGTATAATAGTTTCATAATCTGAAAAGAGAGTAtctttgatgaaattgttCTATTCACATGCTTTTATACTAAATGAAAGATcatattttgagttttgcagCTTCAATCACCCGGAGTTTTGGCTATTGGAAGTAGCATGAAAGGGGAGAACTCATACTCACATCACTTGGACTCTGATGTATGGTGGATTTGTTGGCATAAAATGCTTTTAACATTTAAACTGATTTGACTGAGAATGCTATTCCATGTTCTTGATTAATCTCAAATCCAGGTATTTGATACCACTTACTGGCATTTCATCTAATTATAGTCACACTGTTTGCTTGATACAGGTTGGTGTTTCTGTTGTAGATCGTTTTACATTTTACACCCTTGCGTTCTTTGAGAGGCTAAATATGTATGATAATGCCTCATTGAGCAGGTATATTTAAGAAATTGCATACCTATTTCATTGTGGCAATTATATCTTTCAAAGTGTACAGAACCATTACAGTGTAAgtgatttttcttcaaaattaatatttattgtaGGATTTGATTATCATTTTGCAGTCTTTTCAATTCCTATAACCCAACCTTGTTGATGTCAACCGCATATTACAGAACAGATCTATACCAGCAACACCTGGAAGAGGTAGGGAAGTTTTAAACTTAATCTTCTCAATTTGGAGCTATTGAAGTTGCTTGCTTTACTTTGATACTGGGAAATACTCTCTCTAGGTGCCCGTGACGAACTTCTTTGGTTCAGTCATGGAAACTATACATACTGATTCAACTTATAAAGCCCCTTCAATAAAAAGTTTCAGCAGAGCTGAAATCAAGATGCCCCTTGATCAACCAGCCAATGACAATGAAAGAAGAATTTTGGCAGATTCAAATGGTCAAGATCAAATCAGTAACCCCAAAAAAGAGGTGACTTTTTATATCCCTTCCCTTCTGGTCGTTCAAAAAGCTTTGTTTCTTTACAACATTGTCGTGATGGGAAGGAATGAATGCCAGGAACAACAGGGTGCTTTCAGACATTTGTGGAACACTATTAATGACAAGGtggaaaaaattgaagatgtcGATTCCTTTGTGCTGTACGGCCTGTTAGTAATGCTTCCAGTGTTGCTACTTCCCACGCTGTTATCATGGTGAAAGTTTTGGTGCATTTCATGCAATTCCTTTCCCCACGTCGTGTTCATTATTTTGCTCCTCCACCAATCAAGTGTTTGCGTGCGCGTGTGTGGGGacagagagagattgagagaTGTTGATTTAAAGTCTTCCCTGTAATTGATTGCTGGGATTGCAccaatttcatatatatatatatatatatatatatatgttacagAAGAAAAGTTTAAGCTTTCCATGGACAGGTGATATGGGCCCACTGTCATGCACTAGGAATATGATTTGATCTAAGAGCTGAATTTGCTAATTGGATTGAACACTTCTTCGACCATCGAATGAAAGATGGGAGAAAGTGGATCTCTTTTCATATTATACACTGGGGCCAAAATGAACAGCTCCAaacattctatagtgagggctaGGTGAGGTCCTATCTCTTAAGCGTTGAATTATGCTAATCAATTTGATTCAATGGTTAATCTGTTTGATCCAACGATTAAGAGATACGGCCTCATCTAAAGGCCACATGGCCCTCACTTGTAAAATTGTCTAATTCTAAATGGTGAGAACTTGGGTGTGCATTCAAACATGCATCAAAATGTCCATTTTCTATCcaacaaaatacaataaaatctGAATGAGACAGTGAAAACAACACTGGGTGTTTTGCAATGCCTCCTAATGATACAAACTTTAAACTCCAATGtcaatatttcaaaaaaaacaaaaacaaaagacctCCAATATCATTTGAAATGGAGGCCCATGTGGTCGAAGCATGACGAAAACAATGGTTTGGCTTGGACTGGTAGCGGTAAGGTAGGCCCATGTCAATACCATACTACAAGAGCTTCCATTTACAGCTAGACCAAATCGAAagcaagaaaaacagaaatccCCCACCACGGCAgatcaaagaaaatagaagacgAAGATCATGATGCACTACAAAGAGGTATGATCCATTtttacttctttaattttttatttttgggtcttTCATGAAAAAGGTTTAATCACTGTCTGGTATATGTATGTTCAGGAAAAAGAGGCAAAGAAAGAAGCTTTTAGGAAGTACTTAGAATCCAGTGGAGTTCTTGATGCCCTCACCAAAGGTTTGTTGCTCTCTCCTTCTGACTTCTATCAAGTTTTCCGTTTCTTAATGTAAAGCTTaagtcttttccttttttgtttttgtgggttgggttttttttatataaattatttgatgtacattttcattttttctctttatttttgtaattttctctGGGACAGTTCTGGTTGCGTTATATGAGCAGAATGACAAACCTTCCTCTGCGCTTGAGTGAGTTCATCTCCTTGACTCTGTGATCCAAATGCTCTATTTGAACCAAGAATCAAGCTTTAAATGATTTGCTAGCTCAACTAATAGCAACAGCTATCTGCcagttttttcagtttttattaattaggcTGAAATCATATGGTATTTACCCAAGAATTCATATGTTATTATTAGTTATTCATTCTTCCACATCACTTTATCAAAAGTTAGATTTTAGCTTTTACCGGGTATTGCATTCTCTTTTTAAGTATCTCATTGTCATTGCACATTGCACATTGTTGCCCAATCTTTAACCTTTAGGATATTTGTAATACAAGCGTACAAGCAGAAATTGTGAGGCTTTGAACATAATCTGCTTGTTATGTATTAAGTAGTCTATATTTATTGGGTTTTGTCAGAATGCTATTTCAGTTGTGTATCATTTCTTCTTGGAAATGGTACTTAAGTTGTAATTGCAATATTCCATCTTTTACTTTTGCAAGTGTTGAGTAGTTGTGCTTAGTTGTGTTCTTCTGTTTGTTCTGGTTTGTGCTAACAAATGTATTTTGTTTCATGTATCACATCCAAATAGAATTATCTTGTGAGATGATTTTTTCCATGCTTATGCCGGTGTGCAAATGTTCagatatattttgatttttgatttataattttttgacaGGTTTGTTCAACAAAAGTTAGGGGGTCCATCTGTGTCAGAATATGAAAAGGTCCAGGCTGAATTATCAGAGTTGCAGAAAAAGTATAACACACTTTTGGCAGCACACCAAGAAACCTGCTCTGAGGTACTTTTCTAGATTTTGAATCCACCTGTACTTTGAGCTTAATCTAAGCATTGGCTAAGAGGCGTCATTAAGTTTCAGACACCATATTGCCTATAGGGTGATAAACTGTGTTAATAATTTCATCAAATGCAGATGGACAGAGTTGTGAACTTAAGTATTAATATGTGAAGACAAGAAATAAGTATGACCCCTTCAGTATGCCTTACGATTACATAGTTAATTGGGGAGAGACGGACAGAAATCATAGAAATATACAACTTAAGTTATGTTACATACTCATAGTGCAAACGACCTACTGACTCACCCTGCTATTTGTATGATCAATTGAGTAATAAAGTTAAAGTATTTGAAAGTGTAATAGTTGTGTAAAATTTGAATTGGAATCACAGAAAATATGAGTGCTTTGTCTCTTCAAAGTTGATTATAGATGGATTGCAGCACTGATGTGCATGTATCCATCTTGACCCCTCATTGTTTGCATTGCAGTACACCTCCTTAttttccaatgaaattggCAATATATCAATCTGAACTACTGTAATTCTTTTGGATTGTGGTCGGTTGAGTAATAAAAGATATCTGCTACACCAACTCATTAGATGACTATTAATATGTGGTATAGCTTTAGTAAACTAAGGCGTTCCCTGCGGTGGAATATTTGAGATATGTATGGTTGCATTTGCTTCTGATGTTCATTTGAACTGTGTATGCCCATTACTCCCACTTTGTTATATAAGTCACCTAATTATGCGCTGTATTGCAGCTAGAGGGACTTAAGAGCTCACAAGTACCTAACGTGGCACCAGTTTCTATCAAAGACAAAGAGACCACTGATGAGGAGGCCCTAAAGGAAAAGTTCTAAAAGAGCGGTGGAGGACTTTGTAAATTGCTAAGTTAAGCGAAACCTTTATTTCTTGTAAATATATCAAACAAAAGAACGGAGCCATGGTTCCCTGGCTGTTGTATCCACAGTACACGCCAGAACTTCATATTGTGGGTGTGCATGTCAACTTGTGTTTGTGTGATCACTTTAATCGCTGTATGCTTTTGGTGAGAAGAGGCTGTGGTTTTGTTTAACTGATTGCAGTGAGATATCAACTAATTTTAAGGTCCTCGGGTATTCTTCTGTCTTTAAACTCTAGCTGTTCAGCAAGATATTGTGATACCTGTGAAGATATATTTACTTCAATTCTTCCTGAGTTTGTTATTCTTCCTGAGTTTGTTTCTTGCCCTATGTTGCGCAAGTTATCAACAAAATTTTGAGAGAGTAAAACAGAAGTCCAATAACACAAACTTGAGATCAGCTTATGAAGATAATGACTAGAACATGTGCAGTGGGAGGTAAAAGAGAACACCCTAAAATGTTACAACAATCGGTGGCAAAAGAGAACATTTGCCAATGACATTCCTAACTActaatattttcaatttgattgtCCAACAGTTCGTGGCTACGTCCTCTGCTTTTCTGGAAGAAACTTGGTAGCATCTGCTACCAGAAAACAGCAAGCAGAGTAACCAAGACAATGACCGAGCAAATTAAAGCCTGCACCAATATGATTTTCAGcacaaggaaaaacaaaatctcatTACAATTAAAATGAAAGGCAAAAGCATTTTTGGTGTCATTCTTACTGCAATCGCAGATGCTGCAAGGCCAGGTCGCTCTCTGGGGCCTTTAAGataatttccaaaataaagCACAGTAGCATAATACCATATTGGTGGAAAAGCAAATCCCAAGAGAAACCTATTTATAAGAAGcattcaaactcaaaaacatcaaTCTCTTCTGTCCTTTAATTGGAAGGAAAAAGTAAGCAGCTTGGAATTATAGAACTCACGAGAACCATCCAatgccacaaccaaagcatgcAAGAGGCTTATCATACGTCCCATCTACCAAAGACAAGCCCCTTCCCTCAATTTGCAGTTGCACAATTTCTTTGTCATCAGAATCTCCACCTATAACAACCCTATTTAGTATTTAGTATTTACACACCACAGacaagaattttttatataaaaaactgACCATATTGCTCCTTCACTGTGATCTCAGTGtcgtttttcttgtttgaaaATGGTGCTTCTGTCATCCCTGTGCTGCTCTCATGCATGATCAACTCCACCAAATTTTTAATAAGAACATTCCTGTGAGTAAATGCACAAAAGTTTGAAA
Protein-coding regions in this window:
- the LOC18772282 gene encoding putative GPI-anchor transamidase translates to MCNLFKSIVVAAALLLLGPCTVTKCMAFGSPPSSETTMHTNNWAVLVCTSRFWFNYRHMANTLSLYRTVKRLGIPDERIILMLADDMACNARNKYPAQVFNNENHRLNLYGDNVEVDYRGYEVTVENFLRVLTGRHENAVPRSKRLLSDEGSHILLYMTGHGGDEFLKFQDSEELQSHDLADAVKQMKEKHRFKELLIMVDTCQAATLFSQLQSPGVLAIGSSMKGENSYSHHLDSDVGVSVVDRFTFYTLAFFERLNMYDNASLSSLFNSYNPTLLMSTAYYRTDLYQQHLEEVPVTNFFGSVMETIHTDSTYKAPSIKSFSRAEIKMPLDQPANDNERRILADSNGQDQISNPKKEEQQGAFRHLWNTINDKVEKIEDVDSFVLYGLLVMLPVLLLPTLLSW
- the LOC18774575 gene encoding C-Myc-binding protein homolog, encoding MMHYKEEKEAKKEAFRKYLESSGVLDALTKVLVALYEQNDKPSSALEFVQQKLGGPSVSEYEKVQAELSELQKKYNTLLAAHQETCSELEGLKSSQVPNVAPVSIKDKETTDEEALKEKF